A single region of the Gopherus evgoodei ecotype Sinaloan lineage chromosome 3, rGopEvg1_v1.p, whole genome shotgun sequence genome encodes:
- the DPY30 gene encoding protein dpy-30 homolog — MDTEQIMEGQAQVPENPHAEYGLTENVERIVENEKINAEKTSKQKVDLQSLPTRAYLDQTVVPILLQGLAVLAKERPPNPIEFLAAYLLKNKSQFEDRN, encoded by the exons ATGGATACAGAACAGATCATGGAGGGGCAGGCACAG GTTCCAGAAAATCCTCATGCTGAATATGGCCTTACAGAAAATGTAGAG AGGATAGTAGAAAATGAGAAGATTAACGCAGAGAAAACATCAAAGCAGAAGGTGGATCTTCAGTCATTACCTACACGTGCCTACTTGGATCAGACAGTTGTGCCTATCTTACTACAGGGGCTTGCTGTACTTGCAAAGGAGAG accaccaaatcccattgaattcctAGCAGcgtatcttttaaaaaacaagtcaCAGTTTGAGGACCGAAATTAA